From the Burkholderia ubonensis genome, one window contains:
- the flhB gene encoding flagellar biosynthesis protein FlhB: MADESDLDKTEAATPRRREKAREEGQVARSRELASFALLASGFYGTWLVSGPSGAHLQTMLRSAFTFDRATAFDTHRMLSAAGTASAEGLAAVLPILALTGLAALLAPMALGGWLISSKTFELKLDRLNPITGLGRIFSVQGPIQLGMSLAKTLVVGGIGGIAIWRSKDELLGLAMQPLHAALADALHLVAVCCGTTVAGMLVVAALDVPYQLWQYNKKLRMTKEEVKREHRENEGDPHVKGRIRQQQRAIARRRMMAAVPKADVVVTNPTHFAVALQYTDGAMRAPKVVAKGVNLVAARIRELAAEHNVPLLEAPPLARALYHNVELEREIPGSLYSAVAEVLAWVYQLKRFRSEGGAFPAAPVDLDVPAELDKGASVSAADEREEAEDVLGAQGGNA; this comes from the coding sequence GTGGCAGACGAGAGCGATCTCGACAAAACCGAAGCCGCCACTCCCAGGCGCCGCGAGAAGGCGCGCGAGGAGGGGCAGGTCGCGCGCTCGCGCGAGCTGGCTTCGTTCGCGCTGCTCGCGTCGGGCTTCTACGGCACGTGGCTCGTGTCGGGGCCGTCGGGCGCCCATCTGCAGACGATGCTGCGCAGTGCGTTCACCTTCGACCGCGCGACCGCGTTCGACACGCACCGGATGCTGTCGGCCGCCGGCACGGCGAGCGCCGAAGGCCTCGCCGCGGTGCTGCCGATCCTCGCCCTCACGGGCCTCGCCGCGCTGCTCGCGCCGATGGCGCTCGGCGGCTGGCTGATCTCGTCGAAGACGTTCGAGCTGAAGCTCGACCGCCTGAACCCGATCACGGGCCTCGGCCGGATCTTCTCGGTCCAGGGGCCGATCCAGCTCGGCATGTCGCTCGCGAAGACGCTGGTCGTCGGCGGGATCGGCGGCATCGCGATCTGGCGCAGCAAGGACGAACTGCTCGGCCTCGCGATGCAGCCGCTGCACGCGGCGCTCGCCGACGCGCTGCACCTCGTTGCCGTGTGCTGCGGCACCACGGTCGCCGGGATGCTGGTCGTCGCCGCGCTCGACGTGCCGTATCAACTCTGGCAGTACAACAAGAAGTTGCGCATGACGAAGGAAGAAGTGAAGCGCGAGCATCGCGAGAACGAAGGCGATCCGCACGTGAAGGGCCGGATTCGCCAGCAGCAGCGTGCGATCGCGCGGCGCCGGATGATGGCGGCCGTGCCGAAGGCCGACGTCGTCGTCACGAACCCGACGCACTTCGCCGTCGCGCTGCAATACACGGACGGCGCGATGCGCGCGCCGAAGGTCGTCGCGAAGGGCGTGAACCTCGTCGCCGCGCGCATCCGCGAGCTCGCGGCCGAGCACAACGTGCCGCTGCTCGAAGCGCCGCCGCTCGCGCGGGCGCTGTATCACAACGTCGAACTCGAACGCGAGATTCCCGGCTCGCTGTACTCGGCCGTCGCCGAGGTGCTCGCGTGGGTGTACCAGCTCAAGCGCTTCCGTTCGGAAGGCGGCGCGTTCCCGGCGGCGCCGGTCGATCTCGACGTGCCGGCCGAACTCGACAAGGGCGCGTCGGTGTCCGCCGCCGACGAGCGCGAGGAAGCCGAAGACGTGCTCGGCGCGCAAGGGGGTAACGCATGA
- a CDS encoding DUF805 domain-containing protein, translating to MRQALSDARKEMQYPELDIYNAFVVSAVDDIKREGNKMNFGEAVRSALNQYAKFDGRARRAEYWYFALLTGIVSIVCQVVAAAAEDPSAIAMLLMVVVALASLALVLPSLAVTVRRLHDTDRSGWFVLITLIPLVGAIVLLVWMCARGTEGPNRYGPDPIPAV from the coding sequence GTGCGGCAAGCATTGAGCGATGCGCGAAAAGAGATGCAATACCCGGAACTTGATATTTATAATGCCTTCGTTGTTTCCGCGGTCGACGATATAAAACGAGAGGGCAATAAAATGAATTTCGGTGAAGCCGTGCGTTCCGCACTCAATCAATACGCAAAATTCGACGGCCGGGCGCGCCGCGCGGAATACTGGTATTTCGCGTTGCTCACGGGCATCGTGTCGATCGTCTGTCAGGTGGTCGCCGCGGCCGCCGAGGACCCGAGCGCGATCGCGATGCTGCTGATGGTCGTCGTCGCGCTCGCGTCGCTTGCGCTGGTATTGCCCAGCCTCGCGGTCACCGTGCGCCGCCTGCACGATACGGACCGCTCCGGCTGGTTTGTGCTGATCACGCTCATCCCGCTCGTCGGCGCGATCGTGCTGCTCGTGTGGATGTGCGCGCGCGGCACCGAGGGCCCGAACCGCTACGGTCCGGATCCGATCCCGGCTGTCTGA
- a CDS encoding VOC family protein — protein sequence MTERIQRITPFLWFDRDAEAAARFYVSVFDNARIVDVARYGKAGAQAAGQAEGAVMTVSFELDGQAFLALNGGPAFPLTPAVSFVVNCRDQREIDRYWAALAEGGDERAQQCGWLRDRFGVSWQVVPVQMPELMAGDPARAERVMAQVLRMKKLDLSVLEQAAAG from the coding sequence ATGACCGAGCGTATCCAGCGCATCACGCCGTTCCTGTGGTTCGACCGCGACGCCGAGGCGGCCGCCCGCTTTTACGTGTCGGTGTTCGACAACGCGCGCATTGTCGACGTCGCGCGCTACGGCAAAGCGGGTGCGCAGGCGGCCGGGCAGGCCGAGGGCGCGGTGATGACCGTCTCGTTCGAGCTGGACGGCCAGGCGTTCCTCGCGCTGAACGGCGGCCCCGCCTTTCCGCTGACGCCGGCCGTGTCGTTCGTCGTCAACTGCCGCGACCAGCGCGAGATCGACCGCTACTGGGCCGCGCTCGCCGAGGGCGGCGACGAGCGCGCGCAGCAGTGCGGCTGGCTGCGCGACCGCTTCGGCGTGTCGTGGCAGGTGGTGCCCGTGCAGATGCCCGAGCTGATGGCCGGCGACCCGGCGCGCGCCGAGCGCGTGATGGCGCAGGTGCTGCGGATGAAGAAGCTCGATCTGAGCGTGCTGGAGCAGGCGGCGGCCGGTTAG
- a CDS encoding DUF3443 domain-containing protein, with product MRISRTFKRWLGVLGLAAATAMLVTACGGGGDSGGSGGSSGGGSNVSDGNTANTAVITVGPGAARVINIPTVSVTVCAPGTSNCQVVSNVLVDTASYGLRLVSSALTSGVLNGLPQITSGGAPLAECGKFVSTYTWGSVRTVDLSIGTEQAPALPVQIIGDLGTANVPASCSNNGARTSANTTGDLGANGILGVGPAPFDCGATCTTSTSSLSNNYYACPSGNASCTVALVPTSQQVANPVHHFASDNNGVIVQMPTVSNSGQGSATGLLTFGIGTQSNNALGASTQLTSTSAGDVDATFLGSSVTAFFDTGSNAYFFNDAAQTTCSTNTQFYCPSSTVTYSATLTGKNGASGGVSMPVGNADALFAAPSTFVYNDIAGPFGPSGWLDLGLPHFYGKTIYFGMDKTASGGAQPYVAF from the coding sequence TGGCGGCAGCGGCGGCAGCAGTGGCGGCGGCTCCAACGTGTCCGACGGCAATACCGCGAACACGGCCGTGATCACGGTCGGCCCGGGCGCCGCGCGGGTGATCAACATCCCGACCGTCAGCGTGACGGTGTGCGCGCCGGGCACGTCGAACTGCCAGGTCGTCAGCAACGTGCTGGTCGATACCGCGTCGTACGGGCTGCGGCTCGTCAGCAGCGCGCTGACCTCGGGCGTGTTGAACGGCCTGCCGCAAATCACCAGCGGCGGCGCGCCGCTCGCCGAGTGCGGCAAGTTCGTGTCGACCTACACGTGGGGCTCGGTGCGCACCGTCGATCTGTCGATCGGCACCGAGCAGGCGCCTGCGCTGCCGGTGCAGATCATCGGCGACCTCGGCACGGCCAACGTGCCGGCCTCGTGCTCAAACAACGGCGCGCGGACCTCGGCGAACACGACCGGCGATCTCGGCGCGAACGGCATCCTCGGCGTCGGGCCGGCGCCGTTCGATTGCGGCGCGACCTGCACGACGTCGACGTCGTCGCTCAGCAACAATTACTACGCGTGCCCGAGCGGCAATGCGAGCTGCACGGTCGCGCTCGTGCCGACGTCGCAACAGGTCGCGAACCCGGTCCATCACTTCGCGAGCGACAACAATGGCGTGATCGTGCAGATGCCGACCGTGTCGAACAGCGGGCAGGGCAGCGCGACGGGGCTGCTGACGTTCGGCATCGGCACGCAGAGCAACAACGCGCTCGGCGCATCGACGCAGCTGACGTCGACGAGCGCCGGCGACGTCGATGCGACCTTCCTCGGCAGCAGCGTGACCGCGTTCTTCGACACCGGCTCGAACGCGTACTTCTTCAACGATGCGGCGCAGACGACGTGCTCGACCAACACGCAGTTCTACTGCCCGTCGTCGACGGTCACCTATTCGGCGACGCTGACCGGCAAGAACGGCGCGAGCGGTGGCGTGTCGATGCCGGTGGGGAATGCGGATGCGCTGTTCGCGGCGCCGTCGACGTTCGTCTACAACGACATCGCCGGCCCGTTCGGTCCGAGCGGCTGGCTCGACCTCGGCCTGCCGCATTTCTACGGCAAGACGATCTACTTCGGGATGGACAAGACGGCCAGCGGCGGCGCGCAGCCTTACGTCGCGTTCTGA